The proteins below come from a single uncultured Carboxylicivirga sp. genomic window:
- a CDS encoding TonB-dependent receptor translates to MKYIYIILLALLVFVPSTYAERNGISDRVSMVQQGDITVFGKVIDETGAPVPGATVQEKGTTNGIITDIDGNYSLKVSSDATLVVSFIGYKSVELAVEGKTQLGTIQLVSDVKEIDQVVVIGYGTQKKADLTGSVAIVDAEEMKKTSNSNMSTMLQGKASGVQITSDGQPGADPVVRIRGIGSFGNTNPLYVVDGVPMGTTIRDFSPNDIASVQVLKDASAAAIYGSRAGNGVIIITTKQGKKNSPMKIDYSGYYGIDQVQKGVYDVMDATQYKDYITMAYGNSEMDVPGGYNPNNFSDEESYNVLFKSDGTPWVDTDWFDEVFKTGIRQNHNINLSGGGEFNTYNIGLDYFSQEGTMEGAGPNFDRYTARINNTMDVKFMKIKTSIVYSHSDQDNMALSNANEYVQGLYGGQYPVMASALLLPSTIKAYDESTWVLDDRIPAATRWRYDSYGYGTYYDDVHGDLRMTNVLMTNNLLERNVKVDRIVGSASTNVDIFDMLGISANNQKLSYNLNLAYSKTIVKNYTFVPAFIQSTINYLPKESEVLNQRYGYRSDALVENTLNYNASFGRHNIDAVVGQTYQTVYNHSLTGTGNNLSEPYYLQLNNAAERNSFSDESDWRMSSYIGRLNYNYDGKYLLSATARRDGASALTAGDTRFEIYPSISAGWRIERENFFNVDESLVNLLKIRASYGELGNIERLGPYDYMATMRRGDYTYSFNNNKVTGSGVSDFVNEFIRWEKKKTIDFGFDLAMLNNQLEFNFDWYKAKSEDVIYGVTIPENAGFTNTSINMNAATMENSGLEFLLTYRNYNHAVKWEVSANLSTLSNKVTSLGVANEPQNNGICRTEVGREVGSFYGYVMADDVMNEDGTYAIKNGIAQTQAAIDNYTDSDGNLISQPGAKPGDILYKDLDGDGTIGATDRQFLASGLPDVNFGLNARVEWNGFDLSVFTFGAAGFKAVDFVDMELHNSYGATNKSVDLLNAWTPTNTNTAVPRVQYKSDNSTNNYFSDRYIQDASYLRIANIQLGYNFKDEWFKGTISGVRMYVSAQNLATISKYKGYNVDFAGGTFTPGYNYASYPTPRSFMVGLNMTF, encoded by the coding sequence ATGAAATATATATATATAATCCTGTTGGCATTGTTGGTGTTTGTACCATCAACATATGCAGAAAGGAACGGCATTTCAGACCGAGTTTCGATGGTCCAACAAGGTGATATTACCGTTTTTGGTAAAGTTATTGACGAAACAGGTGCTCCAGTTCCAGGGGCAACTGTTCAGGAAAAAGGCACAACCAATGGTATTATTACTGATATTGATGGTAACTACTCTCTTAAAGTTAGTTCTGATGCAACCTTAGTTGTTTCATTTATCGGATATAAATCAGTAGAATTAGCTGTGGAAGGTAAAACTCAGCTTGGTACCATTCAATTGGTTTCTGATGTAAAAGAAATTGATCAGGTTGTTGTAATTGGTTATGGTACACAAAAGAAAGCTGACCTTACCGGTTCAGTTGCCATTGTTGATGCCGAAGAGATGAAGAAAACATCGAATTCTAACATGTCAACAATGTTGCAAGGTAAAGCCTCAGGTGTTCAAATTACATCTGATGGACAGCCGGGTGCCGACCCTGTTGTGCGTATACGTGGTATTGGTTCATTTGGTAATACAAACCCACTATACGTTGTTGATGGTGTACCAATGGGAACTACTATTCGGGATTTTTCACCAAATGATATTGCGTCTGTTCAGGTGTTGAAAGATGCCTCTGCTGCTGCTATTTACGGTTCGCGTGCTGGTAATGGTGTGATTATTATCACAACCAAACAAGGAAAGAAAAATTCACCAATGAAAATTGACTATAGTGGTTACTATGGTATAGATCAGGTTCAAAAAGGGGTGTATGATGTTATGGATGCTACTCAGTACAAGGATTACATTACCATGGCATATGGCAATAGTGAAATGGATGTTCCTGGAGGATATAATCCGAATAACTTTAGTGACGAGGAAAGTTATAATGTTCTATTTAAATCCGATGGTACACCATGGGTAGATACTGATTGGTTTGATGAGGTGTTTAAAACCGGAATTCGTCAAAATCATAACATCAACCTTTCTGGAGGTGGCGAATTTAATACTTACAATATTGGACTTGATTACTTTAGTCAGGAAGGAACAATGGAAGGTGCCGGGCCAAACTTCGATCGTTACACTGCACGTATTAATAATACGATGGATGTTAAGTTCATGAAAATCAAAACTAGTATTGTTTATAGTCATAGCGATCAGGACAATATGGCGCTTAGTAATGCGAATGAGTATGTGCAAGGTTTATATGGTGGACAATACCCTGTAATGGCTTCAGCACTTCTTCTACCATCTACTATTAAGGCTTATGATGAATCAACCTGGGTATTAGATGATAGAATCCCTGCTGCAACAAGATGGAGATACGATTCATATGGTTATGGTACATACTATGACGATGTTCATGGAGACTTACGTATGACCAATGTGTTAATGACTAATAATTTGTTAGAAAGAAATGTGAAGGTTGACCGTATTGTTGGTTCAGCATCTACAAATGTTGATATCTTTGATATGCTTGGGATTAGTGCAAATAACCAAAAGCTTTCTTACAATCTTAATCTGGCGTATAGTAAAACCATTGTTAAGAACTATACCTTTGTTCCTGCATTTATTCAAAGTACAATAAACTACCTACCAAAGGAGAGTGAAGTGCTTAATCAACGGTATGGTTATAGAAGTGATGCTCTTGTTGAAAACACATTAAACTATAATGCTTCTTTCGGACGTCATAATATTGATGCTGTTGTTGGTCAAACATACCAAACTGTATATAATCATTCATTAACAGGTACAGGTAATAACTTGTCTGAGCCCTATTACTTGCAACTAAACAATGCTGCTGAGAGAAATTCATTTAGTGATGAAAGCGATTGGAGAATGTCATCTTATATTGGTCGTTTAAACTATAATTACGATGGTAAGTATTTGCTTTCTGCAACAGCACGTCGCGATGGAGCAAGTGCTTTGACTGCTGGGGATACTCGTTTCGAAATTTATCCATCAATCTCTGCTGGATGGCGTATCGAACGTGAAAACTTTTTTAATGTTGATGAGTCTTTAGTTAATTTGTTAAAAATTCGTGCCAGTTACGGAGAACTCGGAAATATCGAACGCCTGGGCCCATACGATTACATGGCTACTATGAGGAGAGGTGATTATACTTATAGTTTTAATAATAATAAAGTTACCGGATCTGGAGTTTCAGACTTTGTGAACGAATTTATCAGATGGGAAAAGAAGAAAACTATTGATTTTGGGTTTGATTTAGCAATGCTTAATAATCAGTTAGAATTTAATTTTGATTGGTATAAAGCAAAATCAGAAGACGTAATTTACGGTGTAACAATACCTGAGAATGCTGGATTTACCAATACGTCTATAAATATGAATGCAGCAACAATGGAAAATTCAGGTCTTGAATTTTTACTAACTTATCGAAACTATAACCATGCTGTTAAATGGGAAGTATCAGCTAATTTATCAACCCTTTCAAATAAAGTAACAAGTTTAGGTGTTGCCAATGAGCCACAAAATAATGGAATTTGTCGAACAGAGGTAGGACGTGAAGTTGGTTCTTTTTATGGTTATGTGATGGCAGATGATGTAATGAATGAAGATGGTACTTACGCTATTAAAAATGGTATTGCTCAAACGCAGGCAGCTATTGATAATTATACTGATTCAGATGGTAATTTGATTTCTCAGCCAGGAGCAAAACCGGGTGATATTCTATATAAAGATCTTGATGGAGATGGTACAATCGGAGCAACAGATCGTCAGTTTTTAGCTAGTGGTTTACCTGATGTTAACTTCGGTTTAAATGCCCGTGTTGAATGGAATGGTTTTGACTTAAGTGTATTTACATTTGGGGCTGCAGGTTTTAAAGCAGTAGATTTTGTTGATATGGAATTGCATAATTCTTATGGTGCAACTAATAAATCTGTTGATCTTTTAAACGCTTGGACACCAACAAATACAAATACTGCTGTTCCACGTGTTCAATATAAATCAGATAATTCTACCAATAATTATTTTAGCGATAGATACATACAAGATGCATCTTATTTGAGAATTGCAAACATACAATTAGGATATAACTTCAAAGACGAATGGTTCAAAGGAACAATTAGTGGAGTTCGTATGTATGTATCAGCTCAAAACTTGGCTACAATTTCAAAATATAAGGGTTATAATGTAGACTTTGCCGGTGGTACATTTACTCCGGGATATAATTATGCTTCGTATCCAACACCTCGATCATTTATGGTTGGATTAAACATGACATTCTAA
- a CDS encoding RagB/SusD family nutrient uptake outer membrane protein: MKRLNIFLVIFALIAGFTACDDKLDVSDPNSQTTYDFGDTESELQEAVIACYNRIRLEGTFARVGYTIDAVRGDEVWNSSQQWYIDADNLNHTSGYFMAQWPWRDNYHVVNRANFVLSKVDGVDMSEDSYNEIKGQALFLRSLAYYNLATIYQDVPLTINYSDYSDLSKLYASTASQDSVLDQVELDLTEAMRILPSRDKGGEWSSGRATSGAAAGYLARTLMFRQKYSAAYDVLKDIIAGDYGTYKLMDDFGANFKEDTENNAESIFEVQYMDLGTGGTDEEWTPVNISSEATQGHAVESNYAPQDLGSWGDLAGANWLYNLYKKENCTDGFLDPRLYWTLVTYEQEYDVVTDIPTAAYPNGDPRRNLAYKKELGASDWMFNFRSNTSQGGIAIAKWTYARTDLADEVIVGLRSGINIRLMRYSDVLLRAAECENELNGPTQIAIDYINEVRRRVALPDLQLSDFPTADALFEQIANVERPKEFGCENGRGTDLLRWGFFYDAGRMQQIKEHAYYSLAKIADPEDPENEIAYVNTDDLTSATATASSYDSYIKGHEYFPVWQNHLDVNPNLTGNSANFNVDNSGKFFEKGYKVRPVYNFE; this comes from the coding sequence ATGAAACGTTTAAATATATTTCTGGTAATATTTGCACTAATTGCAGGCTTTACAGCTTGTGATGATAAGCTTGATGTTTCCGATCCAAACAGTCAGACAACTTATGATTTTGGAGATACAGAGTCAGAGCTTCAAGAAGCAGTTATTGCCTGTTATAATCGTATAAGATTAGAAGGTACTTTTGCCCGTGTTGGTTATACTATTGATGCAGTACGTGGCGATGAAGTATGGAACTCTTCTCAACAATGGTATATCGATGCCGATAATTTGAATCATACATCAGGTTACTTTATGGCACAGTGGCCATGGCGTGATAACTATCATGTTGTAAACCGTGCTAACTTTGTTTTGTCAAAAGTTGATGGTGTAGATATGTCGGAAGATTCATACAACGAGATTAAAGGTCAGGCACTCTTCTTAAGATCTCTAGCTTATTATAATCTGGCAACAATCTATCAGGATGTTCCATTGACAATTAATTATTCTGATTATTCTGATTTAAGTAAATTGTATGCAAGTACTGCATCGCAAGATTCTGTTCTTGATCAGGTAGAGCTTGATCTTACTGAAGCTATGAGAATTTTGCCTTCTCGCGATAAAGGTGGAGAATGGTCGTCAGGTCGTGCAACAAGTGGAGCAGCTGCCGGTTATTTGGCTCGTACATTAATGTTTCGTCAGAAATATTCAGCAGCTTATGATGTACTTAAAGACATAATTGCAGGAGATTATGGAACTTATAAGTTAATGGATGATTTTGGAGCTAACTTTAAAGAAGATACTGAAAATAATGCAGAGAGTATCTTTGAAGTTCAATATATGGACCTAGGTACAGGAGGAACTGATGAAGAGTGGACTCCTGTTAATATTAGTTCTGAAGCCACACAAGGGCATGCTGTTGAAAGTAATTATGCTCCACAGGATTTAGGTAGCTGGGGTGACCTGGCTGGAGCTAACTGGTTGTATAATTTGTATAAAAAAGAAAATTGTACAGATGGTTTCCTAGATCCTCGCTTATACTGGACTTTAGTTACTTATGAGCAAGAATACGATGTTGTAACAGATATTCCAACAGCAGCATATCCAAATGGCGATCCTCGTCGCAATTTAGCTTATAAAAAAGAACTTGGAGCATCAGACTGGATGTTTAACTTCCGCTCAAATACCTCGCAAGGGGGTATTGCTATTGCAAAATGGACATATGCAAGAACTGATTTAGCCGATGAAGTGATCGTGGGATTAAGAAGTGGTATTAACATTCGTTTAATGCGTTATAGCGACGTTTTATTACGTGCTGCAGAATGTGAAAATGAATTGAATGGCCCTACGCAAATTGCAATCGATTATATCAACGAAGTACGTCGCCGTGTTGCTCTTCCTGATCTTCAACTTTCTGATTTTCCAACTGCTGATGCTCTTTTCGAGCAAATTGCTAACGTGGAGCGTCCTAAAGAATTCGGTTGTGAAAACGGACGGGGTACAGACTTGCTTCGCTGGGGATTCTTTTATGATGCTGGTAGAATGCAGCAAATTAAAGAACATGCTTATTATTCGTTAGCAAAAATTGCAGATCCTGAAGATCCAGAAAACGAAATTGCTTATGTAAATACCGATGATCTTACGTCGGCTACTGCAACGGCATCATCGTATGATAGTTATATTAAAGGGCATGAATATTTCCCTGTTTGGCAAAATCATCTTGATGTGAATCCAAATCTAACAGGTAACTCTGCAAACTTTAATGTAGACAATAGTGGTAAATTCTTTGAAAAAGGGTATAAAGTTCGCCCTGTTTATAATTTTGAATAA